In one window of Helianthus annuus cultivar XRQ/B chromosome 17, HanXRQr2.0-SUNRISE, whole genome shotgun sequence DNA:
- the LOC110922068 gene encoding glutamyl-tRNA(Gln) amidotransferase subunit C, chloroplastic/mitochondrial, with amino-acid sequence MGSRVLLLLSPAFRSDHVLLSQFTKYGFHQTVRQTEKMVRGGVRKYSVHSSLERPDVARLAETARISLTPQEAEEFAPKIQQVVDWFGQLQDVDLQSVEPAIRPDTEAGSFREDSPETFDNREAIIAAIPSYEEPYIKVPKVLNKD; translated from the exons ATGGGAAGCAGAGTTTTGCTTCTACTATCCCCTGCATTTAGGTCTGATCATGTTTTGCTCAGTCAGTTTACAAAATATGGATTTCATCAAACGGTTAGACAGACGGAGAAGATGGTTAGGGGCGGAGTCCGTAAGTACTCGGTTCATTCCAGTTTGGAGAGACCTGATGTGGCCCGTTTAGCAGAAACCGCTCGTATCTCTCTTACTCCGCAGGAG GCTGAAGAGTTTGCCCCCAAAATTCAGCAAGTGGTAGACTG GTTTGGGCAACTTCAAGATGTAGATCTTCAAAGTGTTGAACCGGCAATACGTCCAG ATACCGAAGCAGGAAGCTTTCGTGAGGATAGTCCTGAAACATTTGACAACAG GGAGGCAATTATAGCTGCTATTCCAAGTTACGAGGAGCCATACATTAAAGTTCCAAAAGTCTTGAACAAGGATTAA
- the LOC110923728 gene encoding uncharacterized protein LOC110923728, with translation MKKVGKEMVRYLGDHQFGVGTPDGAEAILHSANRFLNAFHDDGAFAMLTVGFSNAFNLVDRTALLREVGIRCPSIFPWVHFLYGQTARLYVGNDCIGSSTGVQQGDPLGPLLFALVLHPLTQRIRDSCTLPFHAWYLDDGTIMGKTSEVAKALAIIQSEGPPLGLRLNINKTEVYWPSCNGEKLEASLFPKEIGRPTGGVRLLGGAVSRDPSFISALATRRASRAVDLMSSLSQLRDPQSELLLLRSCMGVAKLLFGLRTCQPVFVKEAVSLFDKGLRGAIEDIVVCGGPFFGDLQWRVASLPCKMGGLGLLSAMDVSIYGFVASRAQSWGLQDHILRESGVVGMDGDYDMALGELHRHLPDLDIDGFANRDTAPPKTQKTLASALFCRIAQNIGSDFCTTPRQNAVLECLRGPHAQDFLSVIPIEGLGQKMSAVEYRAILKYRLMIPMFPDDEQCPICRKACLDQFGEHALHCKELPGFKYRHDWVRDVLGDILKRAGISVKKEAPVNFLTDPREGRSTLRPADVLVFGWDAGKHACVDLTGVSPLVGFRDTGFVPGQAIARAAAKKMDKHAKACEDNQHSFIPFAFDTFGSLAPEAIRFLERVQRVVHSNISSPRDRGFVFTRLGFAIQKGVAAQLVARLPAILV, from the coding sequence ATGAAAAAGGTAGGGAAAGAGATGGTCAGGTACCTGGGGGACCATCAATTCGGGGTGGGGACACCAGATGGGGCTGAAGCTATCCTCCATAGCGCGAACAGGTTCCTTAACGCCTTTCACGATGATGGGGCCTTCGCCATGCTTACCGTTGGCTTCTCCAATGCTTTCAACCTAGTGGATCGCACAGCTCTTCTGCGGGAGGTTGGGATTCGATGCCCATCTATATTTCCGTGGGTACATTTTCTTTATGGGCAAACCGCTAGGCTTTATGTGGGTAATGACTGTATTGGGTCGTCCACGGGGGTCCAGCAGGGGGATCCTTTGGGGCCTCTTTTGTTCGCCCTCGTCTTGCACCCCCTCACACAACGTATACGAGACAGTTGCACCCTCCCCTTCCACGCGTGGTATTTGGATGATGGTACTATTATGGGAAAAACATCTGAGGTAGCAAAGGCTCTGGCTATCATTCAATCTGAGGGGCCACCTTTGGGGCTTCGGCTTAATATAAATAAAACAGAGGTATATTGGCCGTCTTGCAATGGTGAAAAATTGGAGGCTAGTTTATTCCCGAAGGAGATTGGAAGACCAACGGGGGGCGTGAGACTCCTTGGGGGAGCTGTGAGCCGGGACCCCAGTTTCATTAGTGCTTTGGCTACGCGGCGAGCTTCCCGGGCAGTGGACCTTATGAGTAGCCTTTCACAACTCCGAGACCCGCAAAGTGAGCTTCTCCTGCTGCGCTCTTGCATGGGTGTCGCCAAGCTCCTTTTTGGTCTGCGAACTTGTCAACCTGTGTTTGTAAAGGAGGCGGTATCCTTATTCGATAAAGGGCTACGGGGGGCTATTGAGGACATTGTGGTGTGTGGGGGTCCGTTTTTTGGGGATCTTCAGTGGCGGGTTGCTTCTCTGCCCTGTAAGATGGGGGGGCTGGGGCTTCTATCGGCCATGGATGTCTCCATTTACGGGTTTGTTGCCTCGCGAGCTCAATCATGGGGGCTGCAAGATCACATCTTGCGCGAGAGTGGGGTTGTTGGAATGGATGGGGATTATGACATGGCCCTGGGGGAGTTGCATAGACACCTCCCGGATTTGGATATTGACGGTTTCGCTAACAGGGACACCGCCCCACCTAAGACCCAGAAGACTTTGGCGAGTGCTCTGTTTTGTCGTATCGCTCAGAATATTGGATCAGATTTCTGTACGACCCCTCGTCAGAACGCCGTCCTAGAATGCTTGCGGGGCCCCCACGCCCAAGATTTTCTATCGGTCATCCCCATTGAGGGCTTAGGCCAAAAGATGTCAGCCGTTGAATATCGTGCTATCTTAAAATATCGGCTCATGATTCCTATGTTCCCTGATGATGAGCAATGCCCGATTTGCCGGAAAGCTTGCTTAGACCAATTTGGGGAGCATGCTCTGCACTGTAAAGAACTGCCAGGTTTTAAGTATAGGCACGACTGGGTGCGGGATGTCTTGGGGGACATCCTCAAACGGGCGGGGATCTCGGTGAAGAAAGAAGCCCCCGTAAACTTTTTGACAGATCCGAGGGAAGGAAGATCCACATTGCGCCCCGCGGATGTTTTAGTTTTCGGGTGGGATGCAGGTAAACACGCTTGTGTTGACCTTACCGGGGTTTCCCCCCTTGTAGGCTTTCGGGATACAGGTTTTGTCCCTGGTCAGGCGATTGCAAGGGCGGCAGCAAAGAAAATGGACAAACATGCAAAAGCCTGCGAGGATAATCAACATTCCTttatcccttttgcctttgatacCTTTGGCTCACTAGCCCCAGAAGCCATCCGTTTTCTTGAACGGGTCCAACGGGTTGTTCACAGCAACATTTCGTCTCCTAGAGATCGGGGTTTCGTTTTTACTAGGTTAGGTTTCGCTATTCAAaagggggtagcggcgcagcttgttgcccgctTACCGGCTATCTTGGTGTAA
- the LOC110921756 gene encoding vacuolar protein sorting-associated protein 32 homolog 1-like: MLARFFGNPKQETNIVTTLDKLNETLDMLAKKENVLLKKVDAEEQRAKEFTKAKNKRAAIQCLKRKRLYEQQVEQLGNFQLRIHDQMMTLEGAKATTETVDALRTGAQTMKEMHKAMNIDDVDKTMDEINEQTENIKQIQEALSTPIGAAADFDEDELEAELEELEGAELEEQLLQPVTTAHAAPLLKEQLLRPVTTANAGPLHVPAGTQPARPAQRQNTAEEDEEDEEDELDALREDMAL; encoded by the exons ATGCTTGCGCGATTCTTCGGAAATCCCAAACAAGAAACTAACATTGTAACGACGTTAGACAAATTGAACGag ACGCTTGATATGCTAGCTAAGAAAGAAAATGTACTGTTGAAGAAAGTTGATGCCGAGGAACAAAGGGCAAAGGAGTTTACCAAGGCCAAAAATAAAAGGG CGGCCATACAATGTCTAAAGCGAAAGAGACTTTATGAACAACAAGTTGAACAACTTGGAAATTTTCAATTGCGTATTCATGATCAG ATGATGACGCTAGAGGGTGCAAAAGCTACCACAGAGACCGTGGATGCTTTAAGAACCGGTGCTCAAACAATGAAAGAAATGCACAAGGCGAT GAATATTGATGATGTTGACAAAACGATGGATGAAATAAACGAGCAAACCGAGAACATAAAACAAATTCAGGAAGCATTATCAACACCTATTGGTGCAGCAGCTGATTTTGATGAG GATGAATTGGAGGCTGAACTTGAAGAACTCGAAGGAGCTGAGCTGGAAGAACAACTTCTGCAGCCTGTCACAACCGCTCATGCGGCCCCACTGTTGAAAGAACAACTTCTCCGGCCTGTCACAACCGCTAATGCGGGCCCACTGCATGTCCCTGCTGGCACACAACCAGCACGCCCAGCTCAACGCCAGAATACAGCTGAGGAAGATGAGGAAGACGAGGAAGATGAACTTGATGCATTGCGGGAAGACATGGCTTTATAA
- the LOC110922250 gene encoding serine/threonine-protein kinase Aurora-1: MAIATDTQLAQKASTEAAAEKKRWTLNDFDIGKPLGRGKFGHVYIAKEKRSNHIVALKVLFKSQLKQSQVEHQLRREVEIQSHLRHPNILRLYGYFYDQKRVYLILENAAKGELYKELQRCKYFSERRAATYIASLARALIYCHGKHVIHRDIKPENLLVGAQGDLKIADFGWSVHTFNRRQTMCGTLDYLPPEMVESAEHDASVDIWSLGILCYEFLYGIPPFEAKEHSDTYRRILLVDLKFPPKPVVSSAAKDLISQMLVRETSKRLPLHKLLEHPWIIQNADPSGVYKF, from the exons ATGGCAATCGCCACAGACACGCAGCTTGCACAAAAG GCTTCTACAGAGGCAGCAGCCGAAAAGAAGAGATGGACACTTAACGACTTTGACATTGGGAAACCACTCGGAAGGGGGAAATTTGGTCATGTTTATATAGCTAAGGAAAAGAGG AGCAACCATATTGTTGCACTAAAGGTGCTATTCAAAAGCCAGCTCAAACAATCACAAGTCGAGCACCAACTTCGCCGAGAAGTGGAAATACAAAGCCATCTTAGACACCCAAATATCCTACGACTCTACGGTTACTTCTATGATCAG AAAAGAGTCTACCTGATTTTGGAAAATGCTGCCAAAGGAGAACTCTACAAGGAGTTGCAAAGGTGCAAATACTTCAGTGAGCGCCGTGCTGCTACC TATATTGCTTCATTAGCGCGTGCTCTTATATATTGTCATGGGAAGCATGTTATTCACAGAGATATAAAACCGGAGAACCTTTTAGTTGGTGCACAG GGTGACTTAAAGATTGCGGACTTTGGTTGGTCTGTGCACACATTCAATCGTAGGCAGACCATGTGTGGTACACTAGATTATCTCCCGCCTGAGATGG TGGAGAGTGCTGAGCATGATGCAAGTGTAGACATATGGAGTCTTGGTATTTTGTGCTATGAATTTCTCTATGGGATTCCTCCATTTGAAGCAAAAGAACACTCTGACACATATAGAAG gattttgcTAGTAGATTTGAAGTTTCCGCCAAAACCGGTAGTCTCCTCAGCTGCCAAGGATCTAATCAGTCAG ATGCTTGTTAGAGAAACTTCAAAGAGATTGCCTTTACACAAGCTTCTTGAGCATCCATGGATAATTCAGAATGCTGATCCATCAGGAGTCTACAAGTTTTAA